One region of Vallitalea okinawensis genomic DNA includes:
- a CDS encoding PEP/pyruvate-binding domain-containing protein, with the protein MRDMIYDFLTKKSPKLSEVGGKAKALIETTKAGFPVPEGIALTVEFFSPWLDTIKSTHEWTELLLDVTKENCDGIKAKATVLKFTEIQKVEFEKHLCQLHTESIFAVRSSSPEEDLEGTSFAGMYETYLGITIGELESYVAKAFASMFDYRVMAYKEQNGINIENTRIAVIIQKQIASDVSGVGFSLNPNNNCYDEVMINAAFGLGETIVSGTVSPDTYIVNKVNNQVLEKKVNEKKHALYLLKDGGTIEKSIENPLQQALRDNQIIELTKLITKCESHYGMPMDTEWAYENGKLYLLQSRPITTYFPLYEEYQTKPSETRHLYIDMIKLTQGFEYSMSELGNEMFTKMIVNAKQGIMPEGKDGAFYSVNGRMYMDLTNMEKALGEKMINRTIGSYDVPTKETLKNFNFKNGYHINEKPAKLKGITSASIKMALGIIPTLVKTLKDPMAQYDLYFEHAERGFKEIDRIMDTNIDFNKKADAIMKMFYEMMIHAMPMAACLIAETKIKKMFKDQNLDTEILALSIDLSGNPTSQMGYSLVHLASFDEVQKTEFSKVFAKGIQERTFSKEFLKAYDEHMQKFGCRCVGEIDTAAVRPYENIEDFFRQLKLINIHDNAMQTSKQKKEKAYQKLLETARYMKKEKKFIKYAKAYNILGIREHPKYMYVYANDKLRQVALKLAKQFVKEGRLDVIDDIFMLTSNEITEGQHNPHFDLKSIVTEKKKVRGITKHVKSWPTIIDSRGKIFRYIRQSESGDLVGDAVSPGIIKGRAKVLLTPFEKPLHKGEILVAKATEPTWTPIFINAAAVVMEVGGPLQHGAIIAREYGIPCVTGIDGATTTIKDGDLLEVDGSSGIVKIIKD; encoded by the coding sequence ATGAGAGATATGATTTATGATTTTCTAACCAAGAAGAGTCCAAAACTATCTGAAGTTGGGGGTAAGGCAAAAGCACTTATAGAAACCACAAAAGCTGGTTTTCCTGTTCCAGAAGGTATAGCTTTGACAGTTGAATTCTTCTCACCATGGCTTGACACTATTAAGTCTACTCATGAGTGGACAGAATTACTTTTGGACGTTACAAAAGAAAACTGTGATGGCATCAAGGCAAAAGCAACTGTCCTAAAATTTACAGAGATTCAAAAAGTAGAGTTTGAAAAGCATCTATGTCAATTGCATACAGAGTCAATCTTTGCAGTTCGCTCATCATCACCTGAAGAAGATTTAGAAGGCACTAGTTTTGCAGGTATGTATGAAACTTATTTAGGTATAACAATCGGGGAACTAGAGAGTTATGTTGCTAAAGCTTTTGCTTCTATGTTTGACTATCGTGTTATGGCATACAAAGAACAAAATGGTATTAACATCGAAAATACACGTATAGCAGTTATCATACAAAAACAGATTGCATCTGATGTGAGCGGCGTAGGTTTTTCCTTAAATCCAAATAATAATTGCTATGATGAAGTCATGATCAATGCGGCATTTGGTCTTGGAGAAACTATTGTGTCAGGTACCGTATCACCAGATACTTATATCGTCAATAAAGTAAATAATCAAGTACTTGAGAAAAAAGTTAACGAAAAAAAACATGCATTATACCTACTAAAAGATGGGGGAACAATTGAAAAATCCATTGAAAATCCACTGCAGCAAGCTTTGAGAGACAATCAAATTATCGAATTGACAAAACTCATTACGAAGTGTGAATCCCACTACGGCATGCCAATGGATACTGAATGGGCTTACGAAAATGGAAAACTCTATCTTTTGCAATCTAGGCCTATCACCACCTACTTCCCATTGTATGAAGAGTATCAAACAAAGCCTAGTGAAACAAGGCATTTATATATAGACATGATTAAACTCACTCAAGGTTTTGAATATTCCATGTCTGAATTAGGTAATGAAATGTTTACAAAGATGATTGTAAATGCTAAACAAGGCATTATGCCTGAAGGTAAAGATGGAGCATTTTATTCTGTCAACGGCAGAATGTATATGGACTTAACCAATATGGAAAAGGCACTTGGCGAAAAGATGATTAACCGCACAATAGGAAGCTACGATGTACCTACTAAAGAGACTTTGAAAAATTTTAACTTTAAAAATGGTTACCATATCAATGAGAAGCCTGCAAAGCTTAAAGGCATAACATCAGCTAGTATTAAAATGGCTCTTGGAATAATTCCAACATTAGTCAAAACATTAAAGGATCCGATGGCTCAATACGATTTATATTTCGAGCATGCTGAGCGAGGTTTTAAAGAAATTGATCGTATTATGGATACCAATATAGACTTTAATAAAAAAGCAGATGCTATCATGAAGATGTTTTATGAAATGATGATTCATGCAATGCCCATGGCTGCTTGTTTAATCGCTGAAACAAAGATAAAAAAAATGTTTAAAGATCAAAATCTCGATACAGAAATCCTAGCCCTTAGTATCGATCTTTCTGGTAATCCAACAAGTCAAATGGGCTATAGTCTTGTTCATTTAGCCTCCTTTGATGAGGTTCAAAAGACTGAGTTCAGTAAAGTCTTTGCTAAAGGTATTCAAGAAAGAACCTTCTCTAAGGAGTTTTTAAAAGCTTACGATGAGCATATGCAAAAATTTGGTTGCCGTTGTGTTGGAGAAATTGATACAGCTGCTGTGAGACCTTATGAAAATATAGAAGACTTCTTTAGGCAACTTAAACTCATTAATATTCATGATAATGCTATGCAGACTTCTAAGCAGAAAAAAGAAAAAGCATATCAAAAGTTATTAGAAACTGCTAGATACATGAAAAAAGAAAAGAAATTTATAAAATACGCCAAAGCTTACAATATATTAGGAATACGCGAACACCCAAAATACATGTACGTTTATGCTAATGATAAGCTAAGACAGGTTGCATTAAAACTAGCTAAACAGTTTGTTAAAGAAGGAAGATTGGATGTAATTGATGATATTTTTATGCTAACCTCTAATGAGATAACAGAGGGACAACATAATCCACATTTCGATTTGAAATCCATCGTAACTGAGAAGAAAAAAGTTAGAGGGATAACCAAGCATGTGAAAAGCTGGCCAACAATCATTGATTCTAGGGGTAAAATCTTCAGATATATTCGACAAAGTGAATCTGGCGATTTAGTCGGTGATGCTGTCTCACCAGGTATCATCAAAGGTAGAGCTAAAGTACTATTAACACCATTTGAAAAGCCTCTCCATAAAGGTGAAATTCTTGTAGCAAAAGCAACTGAACCTACATGGACGCCGATTTTCATTAATGCAGCAGCAGTTGTCATGGAAGTAGGTGGTCCTCTTCAACACGGTGCCATTATCGCCAGAGAATATGGTATTCCTTGTGTAACAGGTATCGATGGTGCTACTACTACAATTAAGGATGGAGATCTGTTAGAAGTCGATGGTTCCAGTGGAATTGTTAAGATCATCAAAGATTAA
- a CDS encoding type 2 periplasmic-binding domain-containing protein yields MKKLFATILVLSLSVSLLGGCSEKAEENSASVEGSEKATSTDNQTSNDEVTVDIGDKSETIALDIWTGNLEYMNDDTFAKNWLEERHNIEITYKDWPTDEQIRLMIATDEIPQWWQNVTLTDYQNYVDEEVIREIPMEYIEKYAPKYLEWIYTFFDDPWQYYRQDGKIYSMPSPWTLGAYNKVIGIRKDWMENVGVSETPETLEELEALYTKFRDNDPDQNGEKDTYAFTAIGSDDEDKMFFESFGMVFGAFDVFPNTYQVKDGTYVRGEILPEAKEALTVLNRWYENGLIDPEFMVYKKENMRKSVVSERVGSLVDGWYHFLPPEAFYGGYYVENMKGTEAQWEIIAAPEGPNGDSGLMQTNPLFNAGFVFGKNTTDAEMVRILQVINDSAFNQETFITLLKGEEGITYNYDEEDGFVWIPPYDDQVKRREFGIELTAGVTIGGCFNDYELQKPINTLPRYLDDRAAAEALATGKYDQLASVIKPVWSENEDHLTQMTLENYIKFIIGDRSLDEFDDYVQEWLNAGGQEVLEEADAFYKMYN; encoded by the coding sequence ATGAAAAAATTATTTGCAACTATATTAGTACTCAGCTTAAGTGTATCACTACTAGGGGGATGTAGTGAAAAAGCAGAGGAAAATTCAGCTAGTGTAGAGGGATCAGAAAAAGCAACCAGTACTGATAATCAAACTAGCAATGATGAAGTTACTGTTGATATTGGTGATAAAAGTGAAACCATCGCCTTAGATATCTGGACAGGTAACCTAGAGTATATGAACGATGATACTTTTGCTAAAAATTGGCTTGAAGAACGCCATAACATTGAGATTACTTACAAAGATTGGCCGACAGATGAGCAAATTCGTCTTATGATTGCTACAGATGAAATCCCACAATGGTGGCAAAATGTAACCTTAACCGATTACCAAAACTATGTGGATGAAGAAGTTATTCGAGAAATACCAATGGAGTACATTGAAAAATATGCCCCAAAATATTTAGAATGGATTTATACTTTCTTTGATGACCCATGGCAATACTACCGTCAGGATGGTAAAATATATTCGATGCCTTCGCCATGGACTTTGGGAGCTTATAATAAAGTAATTGGTATACGTAAAGATTGGATGGAGAATGTAGGTGTTAGTGAAACACCAGAGACTTTAGAAGAATTAGAAGCATTATACACAAAGTTCAGAGATAATGATCCAGACCAAAATGGTGAAAAAGATACTTATGCTTTCACAGCAATAGGTAGTGATGATGAAGATAAGATGTTCTTTGAATCATTTGGTATGGTGTTTGGTGCCTTTGACGTATTTCCTAATACATATCAAGTGAAGGATGGAACTTATGTAAGGGGTGAAATCTTACCTGAGGCTAAAGAAGCTTTAACGGTACTTAATCGTTGGTATGAAAATGGTCTTATTGATCCAGAGTTCATGGTCTATAAGAAAGAGAATATGCGTAAGAGTGTTGTAAGTGAGCGGGTTGGCTCCTTGGTTGACGGTTGGTACCATTTCTTACCACCAGAAGCTTTTTACGGAGGATATTATGTAGAAAACATGAAAGGTACTGAAGCACAGTGGGAAATCATTGCTGCACCTGAAGGACCTAATGGAGATAGCGGTTTGATGCAAACCAACCCATTATTCAATGCAGGTTTTGTATTTGGTAAAAATACAACAGATGCTGAAATGGTGCGTATTTTACAAGTTATCAATGATTCTGCCTTTAACCAAGAAACATTTATTACATTGTTAAAAGGTGAAGAAGGCATAACTTATAATTATGATGAGGAAGATGGTTTTGTATGGATACCACCTTATGATGATCAAGTAAAACGTCGAGAGTTTGGTATAGAGTTAACAGCAGGTGTTACAATAGGTGGATGTTTCAATGATTATGAGTTACAAAAGCCTATCAACACATTACCTAGGTATTTAGATGATCGTGCAGCAGCAGAAGCATTAGCTACTGGTAAATACGATCAATTAGCATCTGTTATCAAACCTGTATGGTCTGAAAACGAAGATCATCTAACTCAAATGACACTTGAGAATTATATTAAGTTCATTATTGGAGACCGTTCATTAGATGAGTTTGATGATTACGTACAAGAATGGTTAAATGCTGGAGGACAGGAAGTCTTAGAAGAAGCAGATGCATTCTATAAAATGTATAATTAA
- a CDS encoding carbohydrate ABC transporter permease, with protein MKKKLQTFDYFNIVFMILLAFVTLYPFWNQVVVSLSSAEALAASKLLLWPKELTLASYKLAFEYKLLWSGYRNTIIRTVMGVVIGVSLTALVAYPLSKKDLPFKRVLTGLFLFTMIFNGGLIPTYMLIKKLNLMDTYWALVLPTAVSAFNVLIMRNFFMQIPISMEESAHIDGAGPFGIFWSIILPLSKPVLATVTLWILVSHWNDWFAPYLYIRDTNKQVLQTVLRKIVIENNESELNMIKKTGSLRKEDIFSGEQLEATMTMLAILPMMIFYPFIQKYFVKGVFVGSVKG; from the coding sequence ATGAAGAAGAAGTTACAAACTTTTGATTATTTTAATATTGTGTTTATGATTTTACTTGCATTTGTTACATTATATCCATTTTGGAATCAGGTAGTTGTATCACTTTCATCAGCAGAAGCCCTCGCTGCTAGTAAGCTATTGCTCTGGCCTAAAGAATTGACACTAGCAAGCTATAAACTAGCTTTTGAGTATAAGCTTTTATGGTCAGGTTACAGAAACACAATTATCAGAACTGTTATGGGAGTTGTAATTGGTGTATCTTTAACAGCATTGGTAGCTTACCCACTATCTAAAAAGGACCTTCCTTTTAAAAGAGTTTTAACAGGGTTATTTCTATTCACGATGATATTTAATGGTGGTTTAATTCCCACATATATGCTGATTAAGAAGCTAAATCTTATGGATACATATTGGGCATTGGTTTTACCCACTGCTGTTTCTGCTTTTAACGTTCTTATCATGAGAAACTTCTTTATGCAAATTCCTATAAGCATGGAGGAATCAGCTCATATTGATGGAGCAGGTCCATTTGGGATTTTTTGGAGTATTATACTTCCTTTATCAAAACCAGTGTTAGCAACCGTAACATTATGGATTTTGGTATCTCATTGGAATGATTGGTTTGCTCCCTATTTATATATTCGAGATACGAATAAACAGGTCTTGCAAACAGTATTGCGTAAAATAGTTATCGAAAACAATGAATCTGAACTCAATATGATTAAGAAAACAGGGTCATTGAGAAAAGAAGACATTTTTTCAGGAGAACAGCTTGAAGCTACAATGACCATGCTAGCTATTTTACCCATGATGATTTTCTATCCATTTATTCAAAAATATTTTGTTAAAGGTGTTTTTGTAGGTTCAGTAAAAGGTTAA
- a CDS encoding ABC transporter permease — translation MAQNNSLTKSLKKHYVHILMLLPGLIVVLLFCYGPMYGVLIAFKDYKMTKGILGSDWVGLKYFMQMFKRPQFINVLWNTIIISFSKLLFGFPVPVIFALLLNEIKGMKFKKVIQTVSYLPHFVSWVVLGGIFINLLSLTGPVNEIRQLIGLEPIIYMAREEHFRSILIITSIWKSFGWGSIIYFAALSGVDPSLYEAATIDGANRFQKAWYISIPCISSVVIIMLILNMGNILNAGFDQVFNMYNPSVYSVSDIIDTYVYRVGLEKMQYSFSTAVNLFKSIIALGMVLTVNRIAKFVDEEHTLW, via the coding sequence ATGGCACAAAATAATTCTTTGACGAAAAGTTTGAAGAAACACTATGTACACATACTTATGCTATTACCTGGATTAATAGTTGTTCTATTATTTTGTTATGGTCCTATGTATGGGGTTCTAATTGCTTTTAAAGATTATAAGATGACAAAAGGTATTTTAGGTAGTGATTGGGTAGGTCTTAAGTATTTTATGCAAATGTTTAAGAGACCACAGTTTATAAATGTATTATGGAATACGATTATCATAAGTTTTTCAAAACTTTTATTTGGTTTTCCTGTACCTGTAATATTTGCCTTGTTGCTCAATGAGATTAAGGGGATGAAATTTAAGAAAGTTATCCAAACAGTTAGTTATTTACCACATTTCGTATCATGGGTTGTATTAGGTGGTATTTTTATTAACCTTTTAAGTTTAACAGGTCCAGTAAATGAAATTCGACAGTTAATTGGATTAGAGCCTATTATTTATATGGCTAGAGAAGAACATTTCAGAAGTATCTTAATTATTACATCTATTTGGAAATCTTTTGGATGGGGATCTATAATTTATTTTGCAGCCTTATCAGGTGTAGACCCATCACTTTATGAAGCAGCAACTATTGATGGGGCTAATCGATTCCAAAAGGCATGGTACATATCAATTCCGTGTATTTCATCTGTTGTGATTATAATGTTAATACTTAACATGGGTAATATTCTTAACGCAGGTTTTGATCAAGTATTTAATATGTATAATCCAAGCGTTTATTCTGTTTCAGATATCATTGATACTTATGTTTATCGAGTAGGCTTAGAGAAGATGCAATATAGTTTTTCTACAGCAGTTAATTTGTTTAAGTCTATAATCGCATTAGGTATGGTGCTGACTGTCAATAGAATTGCTAAATTTGTTGATGAAGAACATACGTTGTGGTAG
- a CDS encoding Gfo/Idh/MocA family protein, translated as MNKLKVGVVGLGKLGYLHAKNVSRNIHNAKLVAVCNRSQESLDKAKWELGVERVYRDYEKMITDGCIEAVCIVSPSTFHYDHIEIAVKHNIPIFCEKPLGTSLSQIYKIQNILSENEYERPFMLGFMRRFDPSYTDAKRLIDEGAIGKPFMVRCYGLDPIKYVKTAVPFSQSSGGLFLDMMIHDIDLARWFMNDEVNSIYAAGDCFVEEGFRRYDDIDNGTALMRFRNGGMALFFTSRTCFHGYHIETEIVGTKGSLRVGSNPNKNEVVLYNELGATLGFKDYFMDRFQDAYCNELQEFVNCVIDQRDPSVGVLDGVKSTEIAYGCIQSYREDKLVRL; from the coding sequence ATGAATAAACTAAAAGTCGGGGTAGTTGGATTAGGTAAGCTGGGATATTTACATGCAAAGAACGTATCAAGGAACATACATAATGCAAAATTGGTAGCTGTATGTAACAGAAGTCAAGAATCATTAGATAAAGCTAAATGGGAACTTGGTGTGGAACGCGTCTATCGAGATTATGAAAAAATGATAACAGATGGATGTATTGAAGCTGTATGCATTGTATCTCCAAGTACATTTCATTATGACCATATTGAGATCGCAGTTAAACACAATATACCAATATTCTGCGAAAAACCACTTGGAACGAGCTTATCACAAATCTATAAGATTCAGAACATTTTATCTGAGAATGAATATGAAAGACCTTTTATGTTAGGATTTATGAGACGATTTGACCCATCCTACACAGATGCTAAACGACTCATTGATGAAGGGGCAATTGGTAAGCCTTTTATGGTACGGTGTTATGGCTTGGACCCTATAAAATATGTTAAGACTGCAGTACCTTTCTCCCAAAGTAGTGGAGGTCTCTTTTTGGATATGATGATTCATGATATAGATTTAGCGAGATGGTTTATGAATGATGAGGTTAATAGTATTTATGCGGCTGGTGACTGTTTTGTTGAAGAAGGATTTAGAAGATATGATGATATCGATAATGGGACAGCCCTGATGCGGTTTCGCAATGGTGGAATGGCATTGTTCTTTACAAGCCGTACTTGTTTTCATGGGTATCATATAGAAACAGAGATTGTAGGAACAAAGGGAAGCTTAAGAGTAGGTAGTAATCCAAATAAGAATGAAGTGGTTTTATACAATGAATTAGGTGCTACCCTAGGATTTAAAGATTATTTCATGGATCGTTTTCAAGATGCTTATTGTAATGAATTGCAGGAGTTTGTTAATTGTGTCATTGATCAAAGGGACCCAAGTGTTGGAGTATTAGATGGTGTTAAATCTACTGAAATCGCATATGGTTGTATTCAATCATATCGAGAAGATAAACTGGTAAGATTGTAA
- a CDS encoding peptide-methionine (S)-S-oxide reductase: MEVVYFAGGCLWGVQAFSKTLPGVATTEAGRANGKTNTLESEYDGYAECVKTEFDPSIVAIEQLMDYFFEIIDPYSLNRQGEDIGEKYRTGVYSNNPKHLEEAKVYINKRRDCDRIAVEVLPLTNYVKSAEEHQDRLAKFPNDYCHIPKKKLEKYKNMNNDNLEPN, translated from the coding sequence ATGGAAGTAGTTTATTTTGCAGGTGGATGCCTTTGGGGTGTACAAGCATTCAGCAAGACTTTGCCTGGGGTAGCTACTACAGAAGCAGGAAGAGCAAATGGAAAAACAAACACACTGGAGAGTGAATATGATGGTTATGCGGAGTGTGTTAAAACTGAATTTGATCCAAGTATAGTAGCCATTGAACAACTCATGGATTATTTCTTTGAAATAATCGATCCCTATAGTTTAAATAGGCAGGGAGAAGATATTGGTGAAAAATACCGTACTGGTGTATACAGTAACAATCCAAAACATTTAGAGGAAGCAAAGGTATATATTAATAAAAGGAGGGATTGTGATAGAATTGCTGTAGAGGTGTTACCTCTAACAAACTATGTGAAAAGTGCTGAAGAACACCAAGATAGATTGGCTAAATTCCCAAACGATTACTGTCATATCCCTAAAAAGAAATTAGAAAAATATAAGAATATGAATAACGATAACTTAGAACCGAATTAA
- a CDS encoding FAD-dependent oxidoreductase, producing MKVAIIGAGFSGMLAAYLLEKEGIEVTVYEKQEHIGGHCRTFASKDVYTELGTVFSFTQQIKELLIELQVDYTERFTYRNFVDENFNNVEHMSREDVILLMKEMTKLQKILEKYSTSLHTVNYSYIHEDLLIPLSKFLRKHDLKIISQVIAPHLSSYGFGNICSTQAYYAFKVFSVDTIYSFIRGDKLLFINRGTSELIKKFSQNITDIRYSIEVNNVEVVGNKVKVETTFGSDHYDKVLITTKLPRDVIKDDLYNQLMKKIDTNPFITCAYEVSNKNLVTTYYKANLGKKDKIQFFHTFKQNNRTILVAYAYGTVQRDLVTGITDDIQRSGIHVKHLITAKQWYIFPHLKERHLTQNFYKDINERQKISNICLIGSLVSEPAIANLYLSVKNSVSDILEDCNTK from the coding sequence ATGAAAGTAGCCATTATTGGAGCGGGTTTTAGCGGCATGCTTGCAGCCTATTTATTAGAAAAAGAAGGAATAGAGGTTACAGTTTATGAAAAACAGGAACATATAGGTGGTCATTGTAGAACATTTGCAAGTAAAGATGTATACACTGAGCTTGGAACAGTTTTCTCCTTCACTCAGCAAATCAAAGAATTATTAATTGAACTGCAAGTTGACTATACAGAACGTTTCACTTACAGAAACTTTGTTGATGAAAATTTTAATAATGTAGAACACATGTCTAGAGAAGATGTGATTTTACTAATGAAAGAAATGACTAAACTTCAAAAGATTTTAGAAAAATATTCTACATCACTTCATACAGTTAATTACAGCTATATTCATGAAGATTTACTGATTCCATTAAGCAAATTTCTCAGAAAACATGATCTAAAGATTATATCTCAAGTCATAGCACCTCACCTTTCATCCTATGGATTTGGAAATATATGTAGTACACAGGCTTATTATGCATTTAAGGTATTTAGCGTAGATACCATATACTCTTTTATTCGAGGAGATAAGCTTTTGTTCATTAACAGAGGCACCTCAGAGCTCATTAAAAAGTTTAGTCAAAACATAACGGATATAAGATATTCTATAGAAGTTAATAATGTAGAAGTCGTTGGTAACAAAGTAAAAGTAGAAACAACCTTTGGTTCTGACCATTACGACAAAGTACTTATTACTACAAAACTGCCTAGAGACGTCATTAAGGATGATTTATATAATCAATTAATGAAAAAAATTGATACAAATCCATTTATCACATGTGCCTACGAAGTAAGCAACAAAAACTTAGTAACAACATACTATAAAGCCAACCTGGGTAAAAAAGATAAAATACAGTTTTTCCATACTTTTAAACAAAACAATAGAACCATACTTGTTGCTTATGCGTATGGAACCGTCCAAAGGGATTTAGTCACAGGCATAACAGATGATATTCAAAGATCAGGAATTCATGTAAAACATTTGATAACAGCTAAACAATGGTACATATTTCCTCACTTAAAGGAACGTCATCTGACACAAAATTTTTATAAGGACATTAATGAAAGACAAAAGATTAGTAATATTTGCTTAATCGGTTCGCTGGTATCTGAACCTGCAATAGCCAATTTATATCTATCAGTTAAGAATTCTGTTAGTGACATATTAGAGGATTGCAATACTAAATGA
- a CDS encoding helix-turn-helix domain-containing protein: MHKNLKFNILSEGQINGVSATCRKYNISRTIYYRWLKRYKAGGIDGLDDIKKDFVPINKTSTKIENALLNLFKTYPRYGPKAIKYLLEEIGYNISESAVFNVMKRHNLTNKESRIRFAKKKESNITNILPPLSELNSGECWLLWTTYYGNFENVGNIYEYTILDVKSRIACSRLYQDMSFDNFENLLTAVAIPVAQTLNFTIKYLCFFQDSKIIKQSRNIMNSMISKIVQDNGLDVKIHILNSNDAMGEIDGLRKQYTESCLTFLMPLIYEGLSFNDLKIRFQKNIRAYNISNKVTYENEICSPIEYYNKLSDNQLILPLWAYIDRQY; the protein is encoded by the coding sequence ATGCACAAAAATCTTAAGTTTAATATCCTATCAGAAGGCCAAATTAATGGAGTAAGTGCGACTTGTCGAAAATATAATATTTCAAGAACCATTTATTATCGTTGGTTAAAAAGATATAAAGCTGGAGGTATTGACGGTTTAGACGATATTAAGAAAGATTTTGTACCTATAAATAAAACAAGCACTAAGATAGAGAATGCATTGCTTAATCTATTTAAGACATATCCGCGTTATGGACCTAAGGCGATTAAGTATCTGTTGGAAGAAATAGGATATAACATCAGTGAATCAGCAGTTTTTAATGTTATGAAAAGACATAATCTAACGAATAAGGAGAGTAGAATTAGATTCGCAAAAAAGAAGGAGAGTAATATTACTAATATTCTTCCGCCTTTAAGTGAGCTAAATAGCGGAGAATGCTGGCTATTATGGACAACGTATTATGGGAATTTTGAAAACGTTGGTAACATCTATGAATATACTATATTAGATGTGAAGAGTAGGATAGCATGTTCTAGACTGTATCAAGATATGTCCTTTGATAATTTTGAAAATCTGTTAACTGCTGTAGCAATACCAGTGGCACAAACGCTGAACTTTACTATAAAATATTTATGTTTTTTTCAAGATTCAAAGATCATAAAACAAAGCAGAAACATCATGAATTCAATGATAAGTAAAATTGTTCAAGATAATGGACTTGATGTAAAAATACATATTCTAAATTCCAATGATGCCATGGGAGAAATCGATGGATTAAGAAAGCAATATACAGAAAGTTGCCTAACATTTCTGATGCCACTTATTTATGAAGGTTTGTCATTTAATGATCTTAAAATCCGATTTCAAAAAAACATACGAGCATACAATATAAGCAACAAAGTAACATACGAAAATGAGATATGTTCTCCTATTGAATACTATAATAAATTATCGGATAATCAGCTTATTTTGCCTTTATGGGCATATATTGATAGGCAGTACTAG
- the hypB gene encoding hydrogenase nickel incorporation protein HypB, whose product MNELKVFTIKKNIHEDNAKVAETTRNDLKKLDTYLINIMSSPGSGKTTTLVSTIKALKDEMKIGVMEADVDSDVDAKAVQEAGAKAIQLHTGGLCHLDATMTKQGIHELGVEELDLVFLENIGNLICPAGYDTGAMKNVAILSVPEGDDKPLKYPKIFGKVDVLIVNKIDAMEHFDFRMDLLEERVRKLNKDIVIFPISAKTGEGVGEWADWIREELKKWG is encoded by the coding sequence ATGAATGAATTAAAAGTTTTTACAATCAAAAAAAATATCCACGAAGATAATGCAAAAGTTGCTGAAACGACAAGAAATGACTTGAAGAAATTAGATACTTATCTCATTAATATCATGTCATCACCAGGCAGTGGAAAGACAACGACACTTGTGAGTACGATTAAAGCATTAAAGGATGAGATGAAAATAGGTGTTATGGAAGCGGATGTGGACTCAGATGTGGATGCTAAAGCTGTTCAAGAAGCAGGAGCAAAAGCTATTCAATTGCACACAGGGGGATTGTGCCATCTAGACGCTACGATGACAAAACAAGGTATTCATGAATTAGGTGTAGAAGAATTAGATCTTGTTTTTTTAGAAAACATCGGTAATTTAATCTGTCCAGCAGGATATGATACTGGAGCAATGAAAAATGTAGCCATATTAAGTGTTCCAGAAGGCGATGATAAACCTTTAAAATATCCTAAAATCTTTGGAAAAGTGGATGTACTAATCGTCAATAAAATCGATGCTATGGAACACTTTGATTTCAGAATGGATTTACTTGAAGAAAGAGTAAGAAAACTCAACAAAGATATTGTGATTTTTCCTATCTCAGCTAAAACTGGCGAAGGTGTTGGAGAGTGGGCAGATTGGATAAGAGAAGAGCTAAAAAAATGGGGGTAA